The DNA sequence TGACGACATGGATTCAAACCTCGTCAATGACTAATCTAACACataatctaacaaaatatatcgtttgacaaaaaaaaaaaaaaaaaaacaataagagTATCTCCTCTTAATTCTGCACATTCCTTCAGCTTTGCGTAGTATGGTACGGACGGGGATCCATGATCGTTGGATTCTTGACTAACGATCCAACTGCCATGGATCTCGGTCCACGCTATTGGCCGGTCCATTCTAGAATGAAAAGGCCGGCATTTTATGCAGAGTATTCCGTTTCCATGGGCAAATGGGGAATCAGGATGCCCTAAATAAGTTCCAATTTCTCACTTCACCACGCAAAGAAAGATGAAAGAGCTTAAAGCCAAGTTAGAGACGCAATTAAATTGAAAAACTGAAACTCATAACTCACAGCCCGTAGAAGTAGTATTAGATATACAAGTTAAGTGCAAGACTTTTAAGCAAGCGGTTTACCAGCTAGCAGATTCAATTTAATACATACACGTGCAACTTATGGCATCACAACTTCAGGCTCGTCGTCATTCTTTTCGTCACCATCTTTGTCATCATCACAAGCGTTCAACCAGACTTAAATAGCAAAACTGCTTTCTGATCCAAGTAGAAGTAGACAAAGTGGTTTGTTTCATGAGTCACATACGAACCTGCACGAAGGAAAAACGCGAAAACATATTCGTGAATACTTCTTGTTTGATGGAATGAATTATTTGTAGTTCCACATGTTATACAACAATTTCAAGATTAGATTGatcaaggaaaagaaaaaatattccTAAAATCCAAAATATCAAAACACAACTTCAATATGTTGCATTCTGAATGGACCGAGAAAATTTAGCACCCTTAGTAGGCCTGGTTTCATCCAAAGCTGGATGCCATATCAAAGATACCAAAGGTGTCAAACACAAGCCTTTGCCTGCTATGTTGGTTATTTGCACACATCTGTCGGGAATATAATGAAAAGAGCTGATTGCAGACTCCCAGCTAGTTTAGACCCACCAAATATGGCCCCGTTTGGTTAGTAGGATTGGATTGTTATGGATAACTATCCAGTTTAAAGGCAAATTGAAGGTAGAAgtgaatgatttttcatttagaGGGGAACAGAAGAGGATTAGACATGAAGAAAACTCATCCCTGATCCTACCATTTTGGAGAGGGTTTAGGTTTCCTTTGTGAGTTTATCCATCTTCCACCCTCTAGTTggtcataatttttttcatttttccacTCAACATGCCTTGAGATTAGGGAGTTATCCATTCCAATCCAATCACACGTACCAAGCAAGCCCAATGAGTGCAAAAGCTCTGAACTCTGGAGCAACAATGCTTGTGAGgttcaaaataaaccaaaagggTGCCAGTGGAAGACACATAGGAGACTCACAAGCCAATTATAAACTGTTCAACCTAGGTGGCCTCTTGTTGTTACTAAAGAAAATGTTGCTCTGATTATCCACGGCAATCCCACCAACTGTTTCCTTCAGTTGGAAATGGCACAAACTAATACTCATACGAAACATAAAATATAGGAACTTTGTTAAAGCCAGGGAAAACAATTGCATGTGAAAAATGCAACAGTGGAAAACACGTAACAATGAGAAAGAATCAAAATATCTGTTGCATATACAGAAGTGGAACAACAACATAACAGACTTATAAGGACATTCACTTTTAAAGCAAGTAAATCAATGCCTCAACGGGCTGCCTCTTGCGTGATAATACATCACTAACACAACCTTTTCAAATGGATAGGCTATCGCTAAACTTTTTCGGCTCAATCTGTGGTCAGTGAATTTCTTAAACATCTCACCTAAATTTTTTCTAGACTAACCACCTAAAATCTCTCTCCTCCAAATAACCAGCTAAGCATTTAGGCATGTTGTCACACAATATACAGAAGCGAAACCCCAACCATTTTCTGGCCTGCTGCCTTCTTCAAGGGTATGTTAAGACATTGATCTAGACAAGCCGACAACTTAATTTTGCTTGTTGGCAAACATGATTTTATTGCAGAGTGATTATATACAAGATTGAATCCCCAACTTTCGATCACTTAAAATTCCCTTTCCACCATTCAACAGTAGCCGAATATCAACCACTAAACAAAAGGTTGAGGAAAGATCACTAACACAGATCCCTACAAAATCAGGGTCTGTTGGAGAATAAACATTCGGCATCAGCGTTTCTCCTATTGAGTTGAGCACTATTTCACGTCCACAAATATAGTAACATGTATAGTCAGCTACGATAACACCAGACCTATATTTATATGATCAAAGTTTTTCAGCCATTCTACTTAGAATTTGTTAATCTGAGAGAGCTACAATGTTTTCTTCAAAAAGAACTATAAACTTCCAGTACTTTTTTCAAGATCCAGCTGATAATAGTTTATGACATAGGAATCCATTAAAGCTTCAGATCCATTCCATTTCAAACAAAACAACTCATCCTAATTaaaccaccaaaaaaaaaaacaacaattaaCAACTAAAATcgcaaaacaatgaattatattttcttcaatGTCACCAAatgttttcaaataataaatCTGAACGAAccccagaaaagaaaaggagagaaaTTGAATGTATGTTACCAAAATTACGGCCAACAATGCAATGCCAAGTGGGTCCATGCTTCTTATCGAACTCCTTCTTTATATACTCGGCAACGTCCTTCTCCACGCTGTGCTTCTCAAATGCCTGAACAgaacaaaacccagaaattcAATTTTCCATCGCCAAAAAACCCATTTCTGATCCAAACACCAATATAGCAAGAAAAATCGGAAAACAAAGTTAGAGAGAGAGCTAACCCCGATGGCGATGTCGACGGCCTCCTTCTGCATATCCTGGAACATGTCGGCGCTCTTGATGATGACGCGCTTGCCTGTGGGAGTGGTGACAGCCGAGGATGGTTTCCGGTCGTCGGAATTGGGCTTCGCCGACAGAGCTCCGGCGACGCTTCTCTTTGCGTCTTCGCTCATACTTTTTGTGCTTTTCGTCTCTGCTTCCCTTGCAAAAGCGAGTGTGTCTGGTTCCGATTTGGTAATAAATCAGAACTTTGCCTGGAAAAGCAGGACGAAACTGGTTCTTTTCTGCTCAGGGAAGAAGAACAACGCCCCCCACATCCACCCTTCTCTctgctcactctctctctctctctctctctctgtgcgaGTCTGAGCGTGACCCGGCTGTGATGAAGTGGAAAGTGTGTTATGATTGTTTTCTTGAACTTTTCGggcgctttttttttttaccgcgGTTTGGTTTTTCGGTATTTTAACCGCTTGCGGGAGTTAATTAAACGAGTTTCACTTTCATATTTACCTGAAGACAAATGAATTTTACAGGGTATGTATTTTCTACAATAAATTGATTAAACgatcttaattttaatttattttttatagtgATAATTTTTATAGTGTGATTCATAGTATGAATGATTATGATCATAGGCACAAAGCTCTGTGATTAAAACATTAAGAGTTTTAAATAGGAGTTCCTATTCATTTTTTAATAgccaaatattattcattttaaccGCGTACGGGAACTTGCAGCAGTTAATTAAACGAGTTTCACTTTCATATTTACCTGAACTATCAATATatttttaaacccaaatttattatttaaatgggatgtgatatccacacatcccattttacttctcacacatctttttaattttcgatcatcagatcggatgaattgaagaagatcaacggacaaaaattatcaagaggtgtgtgagaagtaaaatggggtgtgtggatagcacacccctatttaaattaccctcacaaacccaattTGATAgctaaatttatctttacacccattttCAAAAggtaaaacatcaaaatcaaatcatatGTTTTCTTCAGGCCTAAGCAATCTTGTAATTCTTCAAGCCCCTTATAAGCAAAACAATATTGAGGGATTGAAAGAATTGTTTGAGGAATAGAATCCATTTGCTTTAGTTTTGATATGAGGTGGGCAAATGCTATTATACGCAGGTAACTCAATCAGGGCATGCATGAAGAATCAGAATTGGTCTTTGCAAGTGTTTGTAAGGAGACTAAAGGGTCTTTCATGAAGGCTCGAGAAATGCTCATGGCTCGCGCCTTGAACACGCATAAGGTGGATTTGGCTGTTGGCCAATTGGGAGCTGCTGTTTCAGAAAGCAAGAACGAGGAATGGCATCCATCCCCAGATACAAAAATTGCATTTCTCAAGTATTTTGAGGATGAGAAAGATGTTGATGGTGCTGAGAAATTTTGTGAGATTTTGAAGCTTCTAGGTTGTCTCAATTGCAATGAGTATTATTTGCTGCTTTAAGACTTACATAGCTGCAGGAAAATCAGATCCTAAGATGCGCCGAGGATGGGACATCGACTGAAATTTTCCTTTGAGttcataaaataattaaaataaaataaaaactcataaATCGATTTATACTTTAGTTGGAAGATCGCAAACTTCAAAATCATTATCTATTTGTCAAAAAGAGCTTATTTTCTCTGTAATAACGTATTGGGATTTTAGCCAGAGTAGGACGCAAGAGAAAGATTGCATAATAGTAAGGTTTGATTATTGGATGATGGTTTATTAATACATTTCagctttttgttaattttatcttaTACTTTATGATAATTGTGCAATAGGATAAAAATAACActtcacatttaaaatttaagttgagtatagaaaaaaattatatgagttcaaataaaattttccaatcGAATTTTATGGTGATGTAAGTTTCTGAATGAGACATGAATGTGTCATTTTTACCCTTTTGGGGGAagttaaacttttattttttgttgaatgGGGGAAGATAATTTCATACAAAAGCGTCCGACCAAATTTTATATGTTCATTTATTGTGTGATGATGGCTTTGTTTCTAGCCTTTTGTACTTTCCAGCTTCAACTCATCATTACGACTACAAAACAAAAATCACCAGGCCTTTATAAAAAGGAGGTAAATTGTTTGCCCTTCCATTTCCAtactttttttattcatttctgtttatgtgatcacggttaaatcacgtcaatattttatattaatttttttataaaaataataaaacaaaaagtaatagaaatataaaatgttgacgtggcttaaccgtgactacacaaaacaggagggataagaagagtatgaaaatggaaaggtagacaatccacctctttataaaaattgaaataGGACCAACCTGCCACGTCATTCGTACAAGAAGCATTTCactttgtattttaattttacttgaAGTTAGCCGGTTTTATCAAATGTGAAAACTGTTATGCCGAAATTTCTCTCCTTTAACCTGTTTGGGTTTTTTGATTGCGTTGTTATGAATATTTATTGTTATTTTGAACAATATTGAGGTCACAGTTAAGTTAcgtaaatattttatattaatttttttataaaaataataaaacaaaaagtaatagaaatataaaatgttgacatggcttaaccgtgaccacacaaaacaggaggggaataggaagagtatggaaatgggaaGGTAGACAATCCAACTCCTTATAAAAATTGAAATAGGACCAACCTGCCACGTCATTCGTATGAGAAGCATTTCactttgtattttaattttacttgaAGTTAGCTGGTTTTATCAATTGTGAAAACTGTTATACCGAAATTTCTCTCCTTAACCTGTTTGGGTTTTTTGATTGCGTTGTTATGAATATTTATTGTTATTTTGATCAATATTGAGTCCACATCATAAAAAAAAGCTTCTCACTTATTCCATGTAAAGCATTTAACAAAGATCACGTATCAACTTGAATTATAGACCCTAGTAATTCCTGACACAACCTAATAATCCGacatgacacgacacgacattAAATTAACAAATGTTCGGATCAACACGATAACAAATCGgatcgttatcgggtaacccaataaacacctgttaagataatgggttggttcgggtatacacctgggtaacacgatacacgataagcaaaatattaattttataattttataaccctaaaaaaatattataataattatacatattaaacaattttatacccctaaaaactataataattatatatatatatatatatgttaaaaattggtgaccattagatctgcttaaatatacataccatttaatttcttaagtgttatatgtacaaaataaataaatttaaatatacttaataaataactaaatatatatatatatacacacatcaTTGatcttgatgggatac is a window from the Malus domestica chromosome 16, GDT2T_hap1 genome containing:
- the LOC103416777 gene encoding uncharacterized protein — encoded protein: MSEDAKRSVAGALSAKPNSDDRKPSSAVTTPTGKRVIIKSADMFQDMQKEAVDIAIGAFEKHSVEKDVAEYIKKEFDKKHGPTWHCIVGRNFGSYVTHETNHFVYFYLDQKAVLLFKSG